In a single window of the Natronosalvus caseinilyticus genome:
- a CDS encoding Kiwa anti-phage protein KwaB-like domain-containing protein, with protein MTVEETLNEVNEVFQRSTDKGVDLILARDEESDAENHDYSFKRVMAKSRVLSELEELVYEKVENKRTALANNNKETDSYSISNKDRDEDLIQYVSTADIPQFENFERLIEGERFRGTDYEESPIPSFQAIRLHDSNDMVIAFQFYSRRQILGRKSRLRLRITDEVYTPIDETVMAIPNRIDCLYYADTILIFNQRNFEKIFDYMDEFERVAEDVFDDLEDGDVPIANFDLFKEAAKSYPDAMRKMYEVKQLGVYEEMDMGAAKGIIDDFEVELNVVSNDNGEEALKMRDKRDVWKVLSLFNEDHVDSRLTETPYITTGGKQRVQNE; from the coding sequence ATGACTGTTGAGGAAACGCTAAATGAAGTGAATGAGGTCTTCCAGCGGTCAACTGATAAGGGAGTTGACCTCATTTTAGCTCGGGATGAAGAATCCGATGCGGAGAACCACGACTATAGTTTCAAGCGCGTGATGGCCAAATCACGTGTTCTTAGTGAGCTTGAGGAACTGGTCTACGAGAAGGTGGAAAATAAGAGAACGGCCCTTGCTAACAACAACAAGGAGACGGATTCCTACTCTATTTCGAACAAGGACCGTGATGAGGACCTAATCCAGTACGTGTCTACGGCTGATATCCCCCAATTCGAGAACTTCGAACGTCTTATCGAAGGAGAGCGATTTCGAGGGACTGACTACGAAGAGTCTCCTATACCCTCGTTCCAAGCTATCCGACTACATGATTCCAATGATATGGTGATTGCGTTCCAATTTTACTCGCGGAGACAAATTCTCGGCCGAAAATCGCGGCTTCGTCTTCGTATCACCGACGAAGTGTACACACCCATTGATGAGACAGTGATGGCAATTCCAAATCGAATTGACTGTCTCTACTACGCTGACACGATACTAATCTTCAACCAGCGGAATTTCGAGAAGATTTTCGATTATATGGATGAATTCGAACGCGTAGCAGAAGACGTGTTTGACGACCTCGAAGACGGTGACGTACCCATTGCTAATTTTGACCTGTTCAAGGAGGCAGCCAAGTCGTATCCGGATGCAATGCGAAAAATGTACGAAGTAAAGCAGCTAGGGGTATACGAAGAAATGGACATGGGTGCTGCTAAGGGAATTATTGACGATTTTGAAGTCGAACTCAATGTTGTTTCAAACGACAATGGTGAAGAGGCATTGAAAATGCGCGACAAGCGTGACGTATGGAAAGTTCTCAGTCTTTTTAACGAAGACCACGTTGATTCCCGGCTTACGGAAACTCCCTATATCACAACTGGTGGTAAACAGCGGGTCCAGAACGAGTAA